GTCGGCTGTCAGCCGCTCGATCACCTCGGTGCTGTGCGGCCAGTCGGCGTACAGTCCCGCCACGTCGGTGAGCACCACCAGGCGGGCGGCGTCGAGGGCCACGGCCAGTGCCGACGCCGCCAGATCGGCGTTCACGTTGTAGACCTGCGCGTCCTCGCCGCGGGCCACCGGGGAGACCACGGGGATGTGCCCCTGCTCCAGGAGCGTGCGCACCGCGCGCGGGTTCACGTCGACGACATCGCCGACCAGGCCGATGTCCACCGCCCGGCCGTCCACCCAGGCCGCCCGCCGTACGGCCGTCATGGTGTGCGCGTCCTCGCCCGTCATCCCCACGGCGAGGGGGCCATGGGCGTTGATGTGGCCGACCAGCTCGCGCTGGACCCGGCCCGTCAGCACCATGCGCACCACGTCCATGGTCTCCGGGGTGGTGACCCTGAGGCCCGCCTCGAAACGGGTCTCCAGGCCGAGGCGGTCGAGCATCGCGCTGATCTGCGGTCCGCCGCCGTGCACGACGACCGGGCGCAGACCCGCGCGCCACAGCTCCACGACGTCGTGGGCGAACGCCTCCTGGAGTCCGGGGTCCACCATGGCGTGGCCGCCGTACTTGACGACGACCGTGCTGCCCCGGAGCTCCTCCGGCGGGCGGAGCTCTTCGGGGGAGCAGGTCGCGACCTGGTCGGCTTGGGTCACGCTCACGGAGCCACTCCATTCATGGGCAGGCCAGGACTTCGGACGGACAAGGGGGGAGCGTCGTCACGCGTTCCGCCGCTCCTTGTGGAGCAGCAGCCCGCGCAGCAGGGAGTCCGTCGTGCAGACCACGCCGCTGCGCGCGGCCCATCGAAGGGCCAGGGAGTGTTCCTCGGCGGAGATGTCGGCCACCGCGTCGGCGACGACGAACGGCTGGATGTCGTTCATGAAGGCGTCCGCCGCCGTCAGCAGGACGCCGAGATGTGCGTGCACCCCGCAGATGATCAGCTGGTCGCGGCCCTTGGAGCGCAGCAGTCTGCCGAGATGGCTGCGCAGGAAGGCGTTGTGCCGCACATTGGCCAGCAGATGCTCGCCAGGACGGGGTGTGAGGGGCGCGATGATCGCGGCGGCATCCGGCTCGTCCGCGATGCCCGGCCCCCACATGTCGGCGACCAGACCCCGCGTGCCCGGCGGCTGCCCGGCCGGCTCCGCGCTGAAGACGACCGGCAGGCCCAGGGCGTCGGCGAGTTCGCGCAGCGCCACGATGTTGTCGACCAGTTCCATCACGGGGGAACGCCCCGCCGGGAACGCCCCGACGAAGTGGTTCTGCATGTCGTGCACCAGTAACGCCGCCCGTGCCGGATCGATCCTCCAGGAGACGTGCGGGCGGGGGAGGCAGGAACGATCCGGCATCGGGTACGAGCCGATGGTCGGCAAGCCCACGGCGGTTCCCTCCCCTGATGACGCACCGCACGGATCCGAACTCCCGAGTTTCTCTTAGCTTAGCCTAACCTAATTAAAAATTCCGGGTGTTGACGCTCCTCGCGCCGCCCGGACAGCACTGAGCACCAGTGAGCACCCGACTGATCTGGGTCCGCCCCGCGAGCCGGCACAGCATCGGCGGCGCCGACGCGATCGACAGTTCGGGAGCCCTCGCCGGGGGCGGCTGTCCGCGCGGCCAGCAGCCTGAAAGGCCGTCATACGTGCTCGCACACCCCAGCCGTACCCACCCGTACGCCGCTCCGGGGCCGTACTCACCCTGCTCACCGCAGCGCAGTTCCTCGTCGTTCTCAACACATCCGTCGTGAACGTGGCGCTGCCCGCCATCGGGAGGGATCTCGACGCCGCGCAGACCGGACTGACCTGGGTCGTGGGCGCCTACGTTCTCGCCTTCGGCGCCCTGCTGCCGGTGGGCGGACGGCTGGCCGACCTTCGGCAACCGCAGGGTCTTCCTCGCCGGGCTCGCCGCACCGCGGAGCGGGCGAAGGTGCTCGGCCTGTCCGACCGGACATGCTGAAGGCGGTCAACGAGGACATCGCGGCCCTGCGGAGCAGCGGCGAACTCGCGAAGATCCTCACCAGGAACGGTCTGGAGGCCAGTGCGGCCGAGGTCGGAGAGCCGCGCCTGACCGGCTGACCAGGGACGTCCCGACGCGTGCCGGGTACGACAGCGGGATCAGTGGCGGGTCAGTGTGAGTCCTCCAACACCCGGAGACGGCTGACCGCACATGCGTATCGATGTAATCTCCGGATGCCGCACTTGACCTGCATGAGCAGGCAGGGAGCAGACAGATCGGGAGTTGTTCCGTGCTTCGTACCATGTTCAAGTCCAAGGTCTAGCGTTTTGCTATCTACCCAGGTCAGACGTGTGGCGGCAGCGATTCGATCAGCAATTGGTCAGCGTCAGTGCTCGCCCGGCCGTTAGACGGCGTGTTCGGATCGCGCCGCGTGCGGCCGGTTTTCCTCGACTTCCTTCGAAGTGTCAGTGATGGTCCGTACGCTCGGCAGCGTGGAGGGGAAAGAAGGAAGAGCACCACAAGGGGAGGAAACCGGCGCGGAGGCGTGGCAGCGGCTGAGCGCGTACGCGTACCTCAGTGCGCCCGAGCGTCTGGAGTACGTGGCGGTGATGCGGGTGTTCTGCGCCACGTTGCTCGCCGACCTGTCCGTACCCGACCTGCTCGCCAAACTGGCCGAGACGGGCGGCCCAGGGGCGGCGCTGGACGCGGAAACGCTCACACGCAGGCTCGAAGAGCTGGTGCGTTGGGGCAATCTGCTGCGCAGCACGCACACCGTCAAGGCGACGAGCATCGCCGAATACCAGCGCTCGCGGTCCCGCTACCAGTTGTCGAAGCTGGGGGAGCGCGTGCAGCGAGACGCGGACGAGGTACTCGCCGGCGCGGATGCGGCACGTGAGGTGAGCAGCGAGCTGCTGGCCCTCGTCGACCGCGGGCTGCGCGAGATAGCGGCCCTGGCCGCGGCGCCGGGTGGTGCCGACCCGCAGCAGGCGCTGGAGCGGATCAGTACGCTCTTCGTGCAGTTCGCCGAATTCGCCGAGTCCGTCCGGGACTTCTACGCCTACCTGGGCCAGGTGCTGGCGCGCTACGACCTCGACTCGGCCGAGTACCAGGGATTCAAGGAACTCCTGCTCGACTACGTGGAGGCCATCACCGAGGACGTCTCCTTCCGCGCCCCGCGCATCGCGGCCCACCTGGACGCCGTCTGGCCGCATCTGCCCGCGTTGCTCAGCCGTATCGACGCGCACGCGGCGGGCATCGGAGCGCTCGCCGACGGGCTTCCCGAGACGCGGGTGCAGCGCAGCCGCGGACGGGATCTGGCGGATTGGGAGGGGCTGCGCGAGTGGTTCATCGTCACCGGAGGACACCCCAGCCAGGTGGATCAGCTCCGGGACGCCACCCTGCGCGCCCTGCAGTCGCTGCTCGCCAACGCCAAGCGGATGCTGCGTTCGGCCTCCGGTGAGATGTCCCGTCGCAAGGACCTGCTGCGGCTCGCGGCCTGGTTCGACGCCGCGGAGCCGGAAGAGGCCCACGACCTCGCTGTCGCCGCCTTCGGGCTCTACGGCGCGCGCCATCTGGGGGTCGCACCCGACCCCGACCGGTCCGTGCCGGCGTACGTGAGCTGGTGGACCGGACCCGTGGTGGACGTACCCGTGGCGCTGCGCGAGCGCGGCAGCAGGGCTCCGCGCGGACGGGCAGCGGCGGTCGAGGACCACTCCGAGCAGAAGCGCCGCCTCATGGAGCAGGCCCGGCAGCAGGCCGAGGCCCGGCGGGCCGCGGCCGACGAACTGCGCAGCACCTCGGGCAGGTTCGAGCAGGTGCGCCTCAGCGCCCCAGCCATGCGACTGCTGCTGGAACTGCTCACGACCGCCCTCGGCAACGCCCAACTGCACAAGGACGCCCGCGACTTCCAGCTCGACGGCGCACTGGCGTACGACGCGGACCTCGGCATCAGGTTGACCGCGTGGCGCACACCGGGCCGGTCCACCGTAATGCGGTCCGTGGACGGTGACCTGACGGTTGACGATCTCACCGTGGCCGTCGAGAGCGCGTCCTCGCCCACGGTGGGGGAGGCGAGCGCCTGATGCCCCTGCCTTCCGCACACGACGTGGCACTCGCGGCCGAGCGCCGCACCGCCGCCAGGCTTCTGCTGGCCCACCCCCTGGTCACCAGCACCGGACCGCACGGCGACACCTTCCCGCTGATCCGGCGGCACGCCGACTGGCTCGCTCAGCGCTTCCAGCAGGTGTTCGGGTACCGCCTGCTGGTGGAGGCCTCGTACGCCCGGCTGTTCAAGGCGGGCCTCGGCCCGGGCTCGGGTCACCGCCTGGAACGACCGTCGACCGGTACACCGTTCAGCCCCCGCACGTACGCCTACCTGGCCCTCGCGCTGTCGGTCCTCGTCACCGCCCCGGAACAGCTCCTGCTCTCCCAGCTCGTCGCCGATCTGCGGGCCGCGGCCGTCGACGCCGGCATCGAGATCTCCGACACCGGGCGGCAGGCCGAGCGGCGAACCCTCGCGGCCGCGCTGCGGCAACTCGTCGACTGGGGCGTACTGGTCGAGACCGAGGGGCACGTCGCGGCCGTCGCCGAGGAACGGGCCGGGGAGGCATTGCTCACCGTGGACCGCGAGATAGCGCGAGTCGTCGTCGCCGGCCCGCTCGCCCAGAGCCGCGACGGCGCGGACCTCGTGCGCCGGGCCGCTGACCCGGGCTTCGGAGGGCCACGTACGTACGTCCGCAGGCGCCTCGTCGAAACCCCCGTCGTCCACCTCGACGACCTCACGGACGCCGAGCGCGAATGGCTGCGTACCCGGCAGCGGCGCGAGGCGCAGGCGTTCTCCGAACTCCTCGGCCTGGAGGCCGAGATCCGCGCCGAGGGCATCGCCCTGATCGACACCGACGACGAACTGACCGACCTGCACCTGCCGGGCACCGGGACGGTGGCCCAAGCCGCCCTGCTCCTTGTGGAGCGGCTGGTCGACCGGCTGCGTCCCGAAGACCCGGGCCATCCGGCGGTCGGCGGACGTCTGGTCATCGGCGTACCCGTCCCGGACGGGCTGCTGCCCGACCTGCTCGACGAACTGATCGAGCAGTACGGCAGGCGCAGCAACTGGCAGCGCGGTCACCTGGAGGACCGGGACGGATTCCTCGCTGCCGTACTCGACCTCCTCGTCCGGATGCGTCTGATGGCTCCCGCCGGACCCGTGCGCGCGGACGGCCACGGCCTGCCCGACGGATATGAGGAGACGGTGGCCGACGGCCGCGCCGTCACCGATGTCTCCCAGGCGCGCGGCCAGGGACCTGCGGTCGGCGGCTGGCTCCTGCTCGCCGCAGCCGCCCGGTATGCCACCACGGTGGCGGTCAAGTCCCGTACCGACCAGTCCTCACCGGACGACGTCTCCAAGGAGCCGCCCCGATGAACCGCCCACCGGCCCCGCACCGCTACCGACTGCACCGCGCGGGCATCCGGAACGTCTGGCAGTACGACGAGCAGGAGTTCACCTTCGGCGAGGGGCGCCTGCTGCTGCGCGGCAAGAACGGCGCCGGCAAGTCCAAGGCCCTGGAGATGCTGCTGCCCTACCTCCTCGACGGCGACGCCCGTGCACTGGACGCCACGGGCACCGGGCGCACCACCCTTTCCTGGTTGATGCTCGACGGCTTCGAGCAGACCAACCGGCTGGGCTACCTGTGGCTGGAGTTCGCGCGGACGGACGAGGAGGGCGACGAGCACCATCTGACCGTCGGCGTGGCCATCCGCGCGTCCCAGTCGACCAAGACGGCGAAGCCGTTCTTCTTCACCACAGGGCTACGGGTCGGCGAGGGGATCGACCTCGCCCCCACCGGGCGGCCACTCCCCGTCGACCAACTGAAGTCGCTCGTCGGCTCGGAGAACGTCACCGACCGTGCTGTCGAGCACCGGGCAAAGGTCGCCCGAGAACTGTTCGGCCTGACCGACCCGGCGCGTTACCGCAACCTGCTCCACCTGCTGCACCGCTTGCGCCGTCCCACCATCGGCGACCGTATCGACTCCGGTGGACTGGTCTCGGTCCTCGCCGAGACCCTGCCCGCCCTCGACGACGAGGTCGTGGAGAAGGTGGCCCGCAGCCTGGACGACCTGGACTCCGTGAGGGCCTACCTGGGGCGCCTGGAACGCACCGACCAGGCCCTGCGCACCTTCCTTGCCGGCTACCGGGGCTATCTGCACGGGGCGCTGCGCCGCCGCACGGACCAGGCGAGCGGTGAGCTCGAGCAGTTGATGGAGTACCGCAAGTCCGCAGGTGACGCGGCCCGCAGGGCGGAGGAGCTCCGCGAGCGCGAGCAGGAACTCAGGGCCCGCATCGAAGCTCTCGAGGGCGAGTCGGGTGCCGCCGAGACGGACCTGGCCGCACTGCACGCCAGCGCCGGATACCGCAGCCTGAAGGAACTCGGGGAGAAACGCGCCACCGTCACCGCCCTGCACAGCGCCGCTGCCACCGCCTTCAAGGCCGTCCGTCAGGCGCACAGCAACCAGGAGGAGGCCGGGCGGCGGCTCACCGCCGAGGCCGGGCGGCTCGGCGAAGAGCTGGTTGAACTCAGCACCGCACACGGCGAGTTGATGCGAGAAGCCGAGCGGTCCGGGATCGATCCCGCCCATCTGGGGGAGCCCGTGGCGACACCCGCCGTGCCGGTCGCGCCCGCCACCACGACCGAACTGACCGCGCCGGAAGGCGACCTCCACGTGGTAGGGCACAGCGAGGTGCTGGCGGTCGATCCGGAGATCTGCACGACCGCGCTGCACGCCTGGGGCGCACGACTTGACGCCGCGCAGCCGGTGATCAGGAACCGCTCCCGATTCGTCAGCGAACTGGGCGCCCTCATCGAGCGGTCGAACGAGGCTCAGA
The genomic region above belongs to Streptomyces coeruleorubidus and contains:
- the argB gene encoding acetylglutamate kinase: MSVTQADQVATCSPEELRPPEELRGSTVVVKYGGHAMVDPGLQEAFAHDVVELWRAGLRPVVVHGGGPQISAMLDRLGLETRFEAGLRVTTPETMDVVRMVLTGRVQRELVGHINAHGPLAVGMTGEDAHTMTAVRRAAWVDGRAVDIGLVGDVVDVNPRAVRTLLEQGHIPVVSPVARGEDAQVYNVNADLAASALAVALDAARLVVLTDVAGLYADWPHSTEVIERLTADELAALLPGLAAGMLPKMEGCLRAVRGGVRRAHVLDGRVPHALLRGVLGLNSPGTTVFAEQGPGAGASFA
- a CDS encoding isochorismatase family protein, whose protein sequence is MGLPTIGSYPMPDRSCLPRPHVSWRIDPARAALLVHDMQNHFVGAFPAGRSPVMELVDNIVALRELADALGLPVVFSAEPAGQPPGTRGLVADMWGPGIADEPDAAAIIAPLTPRPGEHLLANVRHNAFLRSHLGRLLRSKGRDQLIICGVHAHLGVLLTAADAFMNDIQPFVVADAVADISAEEHSLALRWAARSGVVCTTDSLLRGLLLHKERRNA
- a CDS encoding TIGR02677 family protein — translated: MEGKEGRAPQGEETGAEAWQRLSAYAYLSAPERLEYVAVMRVFCATLLADLSVPDLLAKLAETGGPGAALDAETLTRRLEELVRWGNLLRSTHTVKATSIAEYQRSRSRYQLSKLGERVQRDADEVLAGADAAREVSSELLALVDRGLREIAALAAAPGGADPQQALERISTLFVQFAEFAESVRDFYAYLGQVLARYDLDSAEYQGFKELLLDYVEAITEDVSFRAPRIAAHLDAVWPHLPALLSRIDAHAAGIGALADGLPETRVQRSRGRDLADWEGLREWFIVTGGHPSQVDQLRDATLRALQSLLANAKRMLRSASGEMSRRKDLLRLAAWFDAAEPEEAHDLAVAAFGLYGARHLGVAPDPDRSVPAYVSWWTGPVVDVPVALRERGSRAPRGRAAAVEDHSEQKRRLMEQARQQAEARRAAADELRSTSGRFEQVRLSAPAMRLLLELLTTALGNAQLHKDARDFQLDGALAYDADLGIRLTAWRTPGRSTVMRSVDGDLTVDDLTVAVESASSPTVGEASA
- a CDS encoding TIGR02678 family protein; translated protein: MPLPSAHDVALAAERRTAARLLLAHPLVTSTGPHGDTFPLIRRHADWLAQRFQQVFGYRLLVEASYARLFKAGLGPGSGHRLERPSTGTPFSPRTYAYLALALSVLVTAPEQLLLSQLVADLRAAAVDAGIEISDTGRQAERRTLAAALRQLVDWGVLVETEGHVAAVAEERAGEALLTVDREIARVVVAGPLAQSRDGADLVRRAADPGFGGPRTYVRRRLVETPVVHLDDLTDAEREWLRTRQRREAQAFSELLGLEAEIRAEGIALIDTDDELTDLHLPGTGTVAQAALLLVERLVDRLRPEDPGHPAVGGRLVIGVPVPDGLLPDLLDELIEQYGRRSNWQRGHLEDRDGFLAAVLDLLVRMRLMAPAGPVRADGHGLPDGYEETVADGRAVTDVSQARGQGPAVGGWLLLAAAARYATTVAVKSRTDQSSPDDVSKEPPR